In one Saccharibacillus brassicae genomic region, the following are encoded:
- the groES gene encoding co-chaperone GroES, which translates to MIKPLGERVLVEAIQQEETTSFGIVLPDASKEKPQEGKVVAVGSGTLKDGVRTPLEVKEGDVVLFSKYAGTEVKYEGKEYLIMKESDIHAILA; encoded by the coding sequence ATGATCAAACCGTTAGGTGAACGCGTACTCGTAGAAGCGATCCAGCAGGAGGAAACGACTTCGTTCGGTATCGTGCTTCCGGATGCTTCGAAAGAAAAGCCGCAGGAAGGTAAAGTCGTTGCCGTAGGCAGCGGAACCCTCAAAGACGGCGTTCGTACTCCGCTCGAAGTGAAAGAAGGCGACGTGGTACTGTTCTCCAAATATGCCGGCACCGAAGTGAAATACGAAGGCAAAGAATACCTGATTATGAAAGAAAGCGACATCCACGCCATCCTGGCGTAA
- a CDS encoding alpha/beta hydrolase: MQVETSVKTADISFYYPSNTESHSLPVYVNFHGGAFIMHDKEMDDPYCRYLANRTGCVIANVEYAKAPEYPFPGPVEQVYEVFRWIKKNAGELNIDADKMMVGGQSSGANLAAALCLYLEQKEEQQPLLQMLSCPMLDFATPFSHKPEPNLWRARYPQAAHFLNLCYVPRKGQAEHPLASPVRAVVSDRLASAFIVIAEFDAFRPEAEHYAKKLREAGVSVEQKLFKDCKHAFTHLGPRQKAEEAWELIARKIRETAQ, translated from the coding sequence ATGCAGGTCGAAACTTCTGTCAAAACCGCGGATATTTCCTTCTATTATCCCTCGAATACCGAGTCGCACAGTCTTCCGGTGTACGTTAATTTTCACGGCGGAGCGTTCATTATGCACGACAAAGAGATGGACGATCCGTACTGCCGCTACCTGGCCAACCGGACCGGCTGCGTGATCGCGAACGTGGAGTACGCCAAAGCGCCGGAGTACCCTTTTCCCGGCCCGGTCGAGCAGGTGTATGAAGTGTTCCGCTGGATCAAGAAGAACGCCGGCGAATTGAATATCGATGCGGACAAAATGATGGTCGGCGGACAAAGTTCGGGGGCTAACCTGGCCGCGGCGCTTTGTCTGTATCTGGAACAAAAAGAAGAACAGCAGCCGCTGCTCCAGATGCTGTCCTGCCCGATGCTCGATTTCGCCACTCCTTTTTCGCATAAACCGGAACCGAATCTGTGGCGTGCGCGGTATCCCCAAGCCGCCCATTTTTTGAACCTGTGCTACGTGCCGCGCAAAGGCCAGGCGGAGCATCCGCTCGCTTCCCCGGTTCGGGCTGTCGTCAGCGACCGATTGGCGTCCGCTTTTATCGTTATCGCGGAATTCGACGCCTTCCGGCCGGAAGCGGAACATTATGCGAAGAAATTACGGGAAGCCGGCGTATCTGTCGAGCAAAAGCTGTTCAAAGACTGCAAACACGCGTTTACCCATCTGGGTCCGAGACAAAAAGCGGAAGAAGCGTGGGAGTTGATCGCCCGCAAAATTAGGGAGACGGCCCAATAA
- the groL gene encoding chaperonin GroEL (60 kDa chaperone family; promotes refolding of misfolded polypeptides especially under stressful conditions; forms two stacked rings of heptamers to form a barrel-shaped 14mer; ends can be capped by GroES; misfolded proteins enter the barrel where they are refolded when GroES binds), with product MAKEILFGEEARRSMLRGVDALANAVKVTLGPKGRNVVLEKKFGSPLITNDGVTIAKEIELEDAFENMGAQLVKEVATKTNDVAGDGTTTATVLAQAMIREGLKNVTAGANPMVIRKGIDKAVKAAVIELQNIAKPIEGKQSIAQVAAISAADEEVGELIAEAMEKVGKDGVITVEESRGFATELEVVEGMQFDRGYISPYMITDTDKMEAVLDNPYILITDKKISTTQEILPLLEKIVQQGRALVIVAEDIEGEALPMLVLNKLRGTFNAVAVKAPGFGDRREAMLQDIAALTGGQVITEKLGLELKATTIEQLGSARQVRVTKENTTIVDGAGVKTDIDARVNQIRSQLEETTSEFDKEKLQERLAKLAGGVAVVKVGAATETELKERKLRIEDALNATRAAVEEGIVSGGGTALVNVYKAVAALTVTGDERTGVNIVLRALEEPIRTIAANAGEEGSVIVDRLKKEEVGIGYNAATGEWVNMFEAGIVDPAKVTRSALQNAASVAAMFLTTEAVIADKPEPAGAAAPDMGGMGGMGGMM from the coding sequence ATGGCTAAAGAGATTCTGTTCGGAGAAGAAGCCCGTCGCTCGATGCTTCGCGGCGTAGATGCACTTGCAAATGCGGTAAAAGTAACGCTCGGTCCAAAAGGACGCAACGTGGTGCTGGAGAAAAAATTCGGCAGCCCGCTGATCACGAACGACGGCGTGACGATCGCGAAGGAAATCGAACTGGAAGACGCTTTCGAGAACATGGGCGCCCAGCTCGTCAAGGAAGTCGCAACGAAAACGAACGACGTAGCCGGTGACGGAACGACAACCGCTACCGTTCTCGCTCAAGCGATGATCCGCGAAGGCCTCAAGAACGTAACGGCCGGCGCAAACCCTATGGTTATCCGCAAAGGCATCGACAAAGCGGTCAAAGCTGCGGTCATCGAACTGCAGAACATCGCGAAGCCGATCGAAGGCAAACAATCGATCGCCCAGGTTGCGGCTATCTCCGCGGCTGACGAAGAAGTTGGCGAACTGATCGCCGAAGCGATGGAAAAAGTGGGCAAAGACGGCGTTATCACCGTTGAAGAATCCCGCGGATTCGCAACGGAGCTGGAAGTCGTGGAAGGCATGCAGTTCGATCGCGGCTACATTTCCCCTTACATGATTACCGACACGGACAAGATGGAAGCGGTTCTCGACAACCCTTACATCCTGATCACCGACAAGAAAATCAGCACGACGCAGGAAATTCTGCCGCTGCTTGAGAAAATCGTTCAGCAGGGCCGCGCACTCGTAATCGTGGCTGAAGACATCGAAGGCGAAGCGCTTCCGATGCTCGTCCTGAACAAACTGCGCGGCACGTTCAACGCCGTTGCCGTCAAAGCTCCGGGCTTCGGCGACCGCCGCGAAGCGATGCTGCAGGATATCGCCGCTCTGACCGGTGGACAAGTGATCACCGAGAAGCTCGGTCTGGAACTGAAAGCGACGACGATCGAGCAGTTGGGTTCGGCTCGCCAGGTTCGCGTAACGAAAGAAAACACGACGATCGTGGACGGTGCCGGCGTGAAGACCGACATCGACGCTCGCGTGAACCAAATTCGTTCGCAGCTGGAAGAAACGACTTCCGAGTTCGACAAAGAAAAACTGCAGGAGCGTCTGGCTAAACTTGCCGGCGGCGTAGCGGTTGTCAAAGTCGGCGCGGCAACGGAAACGGAACTGAAAGAACGCAAACTGCGCATCGAAGACGCGCTGAACGCGACTCGCGCAGCCGTTGAAGAAGGTATCGTATCCGGCGGCGGCACGGCTCTGGTTAACGTCTACAAAGCCGTAGCGGCTCTGACGGTAACCGGCGACGAGAGAACGGGCGTCAACATCGTTCTGCGCGCTCTGGAAGAACCGATCCGTACGATCGCGGCTAACGCCGGCGAAGAAGGTTCCGTTATCGTGGACCGTCTCAAAAAAGAAGAAGTGGGCATTGGCTACAACGCCGCTACCGGCGAATGGGTCAACATGTTCGAAGCGGGCATCGTAGACCCTGCGAAAGTCACGCGTTCCGCTCTGCAAAACGCGGCTTCCGTAGCGGCTATGTTCCTGACGACGGAAGCGGTTATCGCCGACAAGCCTGAACCGGCCGGCGCTGCGGCTCCGGATATGGGCGGCATGGGCGGTATGGGCGGCATGATGTAA